One Triticum dicoccoides isolate Atlit2015 ecotype Zavitan chromosome 5B, WEW_v2.0, whole genome shotgun sequence genomic window carries:
- the LOC119312537 gene encoding disease resistance protein RGA4-like → MEVAVVVGPIVKLLPKLLSVVDGKRKQLDNLEVDAGFIRRDLQSIQEIIGRSSGGRSITDLWVRDLRRLADDMEDCIDRFQVGKMSRIRFVGKIGKLKKRSKETLEQLQNCISIAGAAAPDPPAAGGGTEDPEEQLLALLARSPSEGNLKVISVAGFGGAGMTRLAHKVYSNRDVLSQFPLHAWVRAAPGMSVHKLLQKIHDQLLLISMAKNHGATASSSKIKPQANGDDAEHASTDHRLTGLLKTGRYLIVIDGVNTHDLYDVLSAFSWADGVDGRIIMTAAIQLPEATCCRCGNGSPLAMDSTSQVFIGELTETGFVEACLHLRDDTLARMQRSNNEILSSPIVQDLLLYFCMFPRDHPVRRNPLIRRWLAEGLVFPQPETESFSQDVAAKNLESLITRNVIQPIQVRNYGNVKRCQTFGMMLNSISSKSKSQNFITMLCGSGQTTERSPAGKEIRRLSLHLNGAANGPLNLPKELSRLHTLAVFPDDANVARHQANLNYAKYKLLRVLDLKECADVKAEHVGKICDLLLLKYLSLGDSIDKVPRKVAKLKWLETLDMRRTQVVTLPIEVLQLPGLKHLLGKFQLAEGDCTQKKLERLMSKDSELQRLSGFVTDKSEGFAQLMSRMGKLRKVKIWCDSTADVTKLVHVLGATKKFIGGGLDMTRVDRSLSIDFQGCPTECSEQFMDSLKATGRLTSLKLRGKLTQLPQFRAKLNYIEELCLSRTNLSGDTILSSLSGLKMTLKYLKLVEDRLGHLVIKPEHFRSLKGLCLVGEQSLEGITIQDEAMPYLVSLHILCEALGDLPGIDITRMARLKEVALHSGVQDTIKDGWQAAAMNHPNRPNVLFIHHANSSPRDSPPCEATGDIVNRTKPVGRKFAASIMGGIFSRARPRS, encoded by the exons ATCACGGACCTCTGGGTCCGAGATCTCAGGCGCCTGGCGGACGACATGGAAGACTGCATCGACCGATTCCAGGTCGGGAAGATGAGCAGAATCCGTTTCGTCGGAAAGATCGGCAAACTGAAGAAGCGGTCAAAGGAGACTCTCGAGCAGCTACAGAACTGCATCAGCATCGCTGGCGCCGCCGCACCTGATCCCCCCGCTGCAGGTGGGGGCACCGAGGATCCGGAGGAGCAGCTACTTGCTCTGCTTGCGCGGAGCCCATCGGAGGGAAACCTCAAGGTGATCTCCGTCGCCGGCTTCGGTGGAGCAGGTATGACTCGCCTTGCCCACAAGGTGTACAGCAACAGGGATGTGCTCAGCCAGTTCCCTCTGCACGCTTGGGTTCGTGCAGCGCCCGGCATGAGTGTGCACAAGCTTCTTCAGAAAATACATGACCAGCTGCTGCTAATTAGTATGGCCAAGAATCATGGTGCCACTGCCTCCAGCTCCAAAATCAAACCACAAGCCAACGGAGACGACGCCGAACATGCTTCGACTGACCACCGGCTCACCGGATTACTCAAGACCGGAAG GTATTTGATTGTGATTGATGGCGTGAATACGCATGACTTGTACGACGTGCTATCTGCCTTCTCTTGGGCTGATGGAGTGGATGGCAGAATTATCATGACGGCGGCAATTCAGCTGCCAGAAGCAACATGCTGCAGATGTGGCAACGGTTCACCACTCGCCATGGATAGCACAAGCCAGGTTTTCATTGGAGAGCTGACAGAGACTGGATTTGTGGAGGCCTGCCTCCATCTTCGTGACGACACACTAGCAAGAATGCAACGCAGCAACAACGAGATCCTATCAAGTCCCATTGTCCAGGACTTATTGCTGTATTTCTGCATGTTCCCACGCGATCATCCTGTCAGGAGGAATCCCCTGATAAGGCGATGGCTGGCTGAAGGACTTGTGTTTCCTCAACCAGAAACAGAGAGTTTTTCGCAGGATGTTGCAGCCAAGAATTTGGAGAGCCTCATCACCCGCAATGTCATTCAGCCCATTCAAGTGAGGAACTATGGAAATGTGAAGAGATGCCAAACTTTTGGGATGATGCTTAACTCCATTTCCAGCAAATCCAAGTCACAGAACTTCATCACCATGCTGTGTGGTAGCGGCCAGAcgacggagaggagtccggctggcAAGGAGATTCGCCGGCTTTCCCTCCATCTTAACGGTGCGGCAAATGGGCCACTGAATTTGCCAAAGGAATTATCTCGTCTCCATACTTTGGCAGTATTCCCTGATGATGCAAATGTCGCCAGGCATCAGGCTAATTTGAATTATGCCAAGTATAAGCTACTCCGAGTTTTGGATCTCAAAGAATGTGCTGATGTGAAAGCAGAACATGTCGGGAAAATATGTGACCTGTTGCTGCTCAAATATCTGAGCCTCGGGGACAGTATTGACAAGGTTCCGAGGAAAGTAGCGAAGCTAAAATGGTTAGAGACTCTCGACATGAGGAGAACCCAGGTAGTGACGCTACCAATTGAAGTCCTCCAGCTCCCTGGGTTGAAACACCTCCTTGGGAAGTTTCAGCTAGCTGAAGGTGACTGCACACAGAAGAAGCTAGAGAGGCTCATGTCAAAAGATAGTGAACTTCAGAGGCTTTCCGGATTTGTCACCGACAAAAGCGAAGGGTTTGCGCAGCTGATGAGTCGCATGGGGAAGTTGAGGAAGGTGAAAATATGGTGCGATTCCACCGCGGATGTGACGAAACTGGTTCATGTTTTAGGAGCCACAAAGAAATTCATTGGTGGAGGCCTGGATATGACAAGAGTCGATCGTTCTTTGTCTATCGACTTCCAAGGATGCCCAACGGAATGCTCAGAACAATTCATGGATTCTCTGAAAGCTACAGGCCGTCTTACCTCACTCAAATTGCGAGGCAAGCTGACGCAACTCCCTCAGTTCCGTGCAAAGCTGAACTACATCGAGGAGTTGTGCCTCTCAAGGACTAATCTGAGCGGTGACACAATCCTAAGTAGCCTGTCTGGACTGAAAATGACACTGAAATATCTCAAGCTGGTAGAAGACAGGCTTGGTCACTTGGTCATAAAACCAGAGCATTtccgaagcttgaaggggttatgcCTCGTGGGCGAGCAAAGTCTGGAGGGCATAACAATCCAAGATGAAGCTATGCCCTACCTTGTGTCACTTCATATACTTTGTGAAGCTCTAGGTGATCTTCCAGGAATCGACATCACACGCATGGCAAGGCTAAAAGAAGTCGCGCTCCATTCTGGAGTACAAGATACGATAAAGGATGGGTGGCAAGCAGCTGCAATGAACCATCCTAATAGGCCCAACGTTTTGTTTATCCATCATGCTAACTCGTCGCCTAGAGACTCTCCGCCGTGTGAAGCAACAGGGGATATTGTAAATCGGACCAAACCTGTTGGGAGAAAATTCGCCGCCTCCATCATGGGGGGCATCTTTTCTCGTGCACGGCCAAGATCCTGA